The Solanum dulcamara chromosome 6, daSolDulc1.2, whole genome shotgun sequence genome contains the following window.
aataagtttttctttttgatcAATGGACTCGAGAGAAGTAGTGAATTGTTGGGTGTATCTGAGTTCCTAAAGCAATCCGACTTTGGTATTTATAGCCCACGAGTTATAATCCAGTCAATGAGAAGACATGAATTACGAGGATTGACCGTGCACGTCGTTGGATAAAAGAGCAAAATCAACTGTGGATAAAAATGTTGACACATTTAACGTCTTTTAAggattatgatgaatttaatttAGTTCCAAAAAGGGAAAAGGGTTATGATGAATTCAAtcggttgccaaaaaagaaGAATTATGATCAGtttgaatttggatttgaacAAAAGACTTTTTACGGACGATTTTACCCTTGATATTTGGCTTAATAGCCCTTTAAATTTATGAGCATATATTTGCTTAGACACTTCAATTATTATTTGTTTCGATTGAATACTTAAacatatgataaaatatttattttggacactttcaatttaaattttgaaagttatttttgtgcattatttcaaatatttatcaCGTAGATAAgttaatcaattaaaatatatcactaactaaaaaaaagttCTACGGCACACTAAGATTAATTTCCATGACGTATAATGAAAAGAGGTGACATTTTTTAAGTACATAACGTATCTACGCCATGGGCAATTGAGAATAAGGACACAAAAActattaaaaattgaattgaagGAGTTTAATCACCTTATCATGTGTTCAggtatttaattaaaataaataataatttaagtgTCTAAATGGAATTTGCTAACAAGTTTAAGAATTATCTATGTATTAAGCTTTAACTTTGTCTAACATTATGTTATTGCCTACTTCTAAAATAGGCATCTTGATTATCTTTGCTCTACATTGTTGATGAAGGATGAAAAGTAAAGCACAATAAGTTTCATATTAGTATGAAACAATTTCCTGATATGTGAACAAATTTAGTGAAATATAGAAAATGTTTGAAAAGGAATTAAACAAAATTATTAGCAGCGGATGTTTGGagaagaaaattataaaaatataaaagtagtattcatttttatttgaaaatgataCTTGAATATTGAAGTTGTGTTGATGAATGGGAGTGAAAATTGTGGTCAAACGggcatttaattattttcttttcatctCTTATAGAAAAAAGGAGGTTTTAGAACTTATTTATCATGAAATCATGATCAGATTACAAATATTTCATCTCTTATAGAAAAACTTTCATTTACAGTACTTTAGATCTATTCACTACAAATATCTGATCATGAAATTTCAAACTAAAGTGAAATTGTATttcaaaattggaaaaatagTTAATAAAGCGTCCTAAGAAACAATGCATGTGAGCAATAAACAAATacaattaagaaaaaagaaaaggctACACAAAACCAAAAAGGAACACTTGAGAGGAAAAAACTAAAACAAGTATACACATCTAGAAATAAACATATgaaaattgaaattattttatgatgtgtaCATTGTTTTAACCCAAACAAACAGAGAGGGTATGTTTAATAGACCCCTGGctcaaataaaacataacaaaaaagaacaatgtatatatataaaggcATAAAGTGAATATAATTGCGAAAAATCTGaagaaaaataacaattaaTATGATAACTGAAACAGataaaacaataaataatactaAGATCCAAGTATACCAGAGAATTATAAAGATTTCTATGAATATAAGGAGAATAATGAAAGCAAACATCCTGATGCTAGAGATGGAATGATCAGTCtaatcctcctcctcctcctcagcAGTAGCAACGGCGACCTTTAAAGAACTACTCTTCTTGTTAGGCAGCAGAATGCTCTGAATGTTTGGCATTACACCACCACTCGCAATCGTCACATCTTCAAACAATTTGCTCAGTTCATCATCAGTTCTAATAGCCAACTGAAGATGCCTAGGATTGATCCGAATTTTTTTGTTAGCTCTTGCCTCATTTCCAGCTACTTCAAGTACCTACAAAAAATCACAGATATATAAAATTTAGTAATCACAAACCCTAAAAACTTGACATAtgatcattaaaaaaaaaagtagagaaATTCACCTCAGCTGCAAGGTACTCAAGTACAGCAGCAAGGAATACTGGAGCTCCAGTGCCAACACGTTTGGCATACTTGCCAACTTTCAGAAACCGGGCGATACGACCGACAGGGAATTGGAGGCCGGCTTTGCTGCTGCGGGAATGAGACTTTTTTCCCGTAGCAGAACCAACGGCTTTTCCTTGACCTGCCATTGATCTTTTTcacttcaaaaagaaaaaaaaaaggcttTGCCTTTCGATTGATAGAAAGAGAGAAATGAAGGAGAAGAATTGAATTGCTCTGTGTGTATGTGAGTTCCTAAAGATGTCTGGTGGTATTTATAGACCACAGGAGTTATAATTCAGCCAATGAGAAGACAATCACGAGGATTGAACTTGTACGCCGTTAGATGGAAGAGCAAATCAACCATGGATAAAGATGCTGACACATTTAGTCAATTTCAAGGATTATAATGAGTttgttaccaaaaaaaaaaaggaatatgaTGTGTTTGTTGCCAAAAAAAAAGACTATGAGATATTTGTttcccaaaaaagaaaaggattaTGATGAGTTCATTGCCAAAAAAAAAGGATTATGATGAGTTTTGGATTTGGACAAAAGATTTTTTTGCagacaatttatttttgatattttgactTTAATAGACCTTTGAACATACTTGAAGTTTTACGAGTTATTAAGATTAATTTGTATGAAAGGAGATAAgatattttaaatgactaaCTAATTATCTGCTCGACAAGCCTAAAAAAAGACAATAGCCTTAGGCCCCCTAATTTGAGAGTCCTCATTTTTAAGCAATAATAGATTATAGATATTTTTTAGTAAGAAATATTGAGTAttgtttataaaaaatataatttttttaatataacagGATAGAATTACTAAAATTTTAACAAATTTAGAATATACGTCTCAAGAAATATTAAATGAATTGACTATAataaacttcattaaaaaataaaataaaatttaagccCTCCATTTGAATTTGGCTTTTGACCAATGTTTGAGCCGCTCCGCTTATTATCCAAGGATTGAACAATCTACGACACACactagaaatcataatttaaattgcaAGTGTCTAATATATAtgaacacattatcatatattcGGGTGTTGATCAATTGGGACAAGCAATAGTTCAAGtgtctaaaaaaaataactgaTGAGTTTGATGGGAGTTTTTAATATTGACTCTCTTTTTTTTACTTACGAATAAACAGTTCCTTTTTTCGTCCTTTTCTTCTGACAAAAAAAACGTCTTTAGTTAAATTCTTATGTTGGAAATTAAAACTATTTTGACTACGTTGAATATACATGTGCTTCAACCATAATCACTTATATACTCTTTAAATATATATCTGTATGGTGGTGGATTTTTTGACCTTTGGAATAGATGAACAGATCATTAAGTTGTTTGccttgtaaaaaaatattttatattatcgATATATAGAAGTATATTTTCTATACTTCCATTACTTAAACATAACATATGAGTGTTTTTGCTAAACATTTCTTACAACTTTATCAATAGGTAGTATTTTTGTCTGCATGCATAGAAATACAGGAGGATCTAGGATTTCTAGAACATGGGTGCACCACTATAGAAAGATAGTATTAAGTGAAAATTAATCTCTATTTTTTTAGATAAATAACTCAATATTTAACTAGATATATTATTTAGCTTTTCTAAAGTATGGAGGCTAGCAGATAATattaaatcaatttatttttcaaatgtaCATTCAATATCTAATTTAGCGAAAAAATCATGAGTTCATGCCATGGTGTTCatagtcctttttcttgtttgttatCAGTATATAGACAAACCACCTCTTTCACATTATCACTTAAGGTATATTTCAAAAACAGACatagtaatcatgtaaataaaagaaataaaaaatgtttAGAAATAACTGAAAAAGTTGTTCAATATAGAACAAATATGGTAACCTTTAAAGAAATAATGgcatctatttttcttttcatttttgaaatcAATAAAGAACAAAGGAGGGGAAACTCATCATTGCTAAATTTTTCttataatcttgaaatatcatgttatagagttttttttcctttgatttGAGTACACTTATTTAAGTATTTACTCGGTATGTCATAATTCTAAGTCGACTTACGTTTGGCTAtagaaattaaatattttttactttatttggaATTGTGAAGTTAGAGTTGAAGATAGAGTAATTATATTTGGTTATATTTTTTACAAACGAGAGAAGAGAACATTTTATGAAACCTAGGTTATAAGCTATTTCTTAAATTTGAAATCCAAATTCAATTAGTTGAacttaaattttcatattcaaACATTGAtttccaaataaaataaaaaattaaatttgatatgAATATACCAAATACTTATAAGTAGAAATAGTAACCAAACActataaaaagaataaatttgaTTTAACAACAAAAACAGCCTATGTAGACATAGCACGATAATTTTCCATGATTAATCATAAGTCGATTTAAGAATGcgaatcattttttttttttgatttttcatccGGTGTACGGAGTCTATGGAGTCTCGACTAAATTCGGATCGCGCACTTCAGGACCCATTCAGAATTGACGTTTCCAACATGATTTTTTCCATACTCAAGGCTCGAACCCTAGATGTTAAGAGTGAAGCAGTCACACCACtgcaccacaacccatgtagGTAGAATGTGAATCATTTAATAACAAATTGGGCataattaactatttttatagGGAAGAGGAACAAATATATCTCTCGATTTAAAGTGCACATATCCCTTGTTAAAAAAATGGTGGATCAATACCCTCATCGTCTAACAAATGGTGTACATTTTACCTTTTAATTTGTTAATAGACCTGTATttactaaattaaaataaaatctaaaactGATTTATTTAAATTCCAAAACTATCATGTGACCTTAAAAAATTAACTCACCCATTTTCTTACACATCCGAATCCTGgccaaattgaaaaaaaagaacaatccaTCTTCTAcacattcataaaataaatttgtgTCGGGTCTGAATAAAAGGAGTAATTTGTTTAGTTAGGTCTGGTGGAGGAGTAAATAAAATGGgtgagataattttttaaagtcatagtaatattttttgaaattttaaaaaaaaaatattttggattttttaaaaTCCTATCTATTAAAAAGAGGAGTAAATATACATCACTTCTTAGGTAgcgatctatatatatatatatatcatttgttaaacaaccaaaatatatatataccattttTTAAATGAggaatatatcaatatatatatatgtcattgTCATATAATATGTAGAAAATGTAGAGGAGGTGGtatttatgtttattttgaatttttttactaAGAGCGATAACTGATAAGAATGAATTTACTCCATTGTTGACCATTTCTCCTAACAAGACTAATTTTTTAATGTTGAAATTATCTGTAGCTCTCATCGATGAAAAAAGAGTCACTTAGCATTTATAGCCTTTGTTAAGATTTGAACATTTGTTCATATAATGGCTCATTCAACTTTGTTGATTACATCTTTAATAACTTCATCATAATCCAATCATAAATTGATATTATGAGAGATAATCTGAAATAAAATTTAGTAcactattttattaattttagtgaTACGAATTATCTATAAATTTAGCAAGAGAAAGAACTATCTCTTCATTCTCAATTCGTTCAAAAACAAGTAAAAGTTCTTCTTGCTTGCTTGtctatttctttctttctttctatcttttttttatCAGCTccaatattaataaagatccagAATGCTTTCTGCAGAAAAATTGAAGGGAGAGAATAATGAAGTAGAGCAAGAAAATTCAGAATTTGGTGAACAAGATAATGAATTAATTAAGCAAGAAGACATGAGAAATCTAGAATTAGAGGAACAATTAAGTTCCGAAATTGAGGTGTTAAACTTATCAAGAAAACACCATGAAACCTCCCATCAACACCTAAAACAGAGCAACCTCACAAACCCTTTTGATCTGCCAAATGATATTGTtgttaaaattttcttaaagcTTCCAGTAAAATCTCTCTTGCGATTGAAGTCTGTTTCGAAATCCTGGCATGCTTTTATTTGTAGCCCTAGGTTTATCAAGTACCATCTGAGTTTATCAGTTACTTATAACAAATACTTCACCAACCATAAGGTTATTGTGAGGATAGCCCAACCAGAATTCAATCTTGAGGATTGTCCTGTTATGGAGGaatttgacttggattatcACATGAAAAACTCTGGTATATCTTTCTTGATTGAGGGTTTTATCAATGGATTGGTTTGTCTTGTAAATAAGGCAAACGAAGTGTTTTTATGGAATCCAGCAATAAGAAGGTATAAGAAATTGCCTGATTTTAGAACTCAATTGAAGAATGATGGTTATTGCATATATGGCTTTGGATATGATGAGATTCATGATGATTACAAGGTAATGTGTATTTTTTCTATTGTTGGATGTCTACCTCATTTTCAAGAGGTCGATATATATAGTCTAAAGAATGATTCTTGGCAAATAATACATTGCTCAAGAAATGTGATGCGGCTAATTGGCTCGGGTAAATTTGTAAATGGGA
Protein-coding sequences here:
- the LOC129891802 gene encoding probable histone H2A.3, giving the protein MAGQGKAVGSATGKKSHSRSSKAGLQFPVGRIARFLKVGKYAKRVGTGAPVFLAAVLEYLAAEVLEVAGNEARANKKIRINPRHLQLAIRTDDELSKLFEDVTIASGGVMPNIQSILLPNKKSSSLKVAVATAEEEEED
- the LOC129892153 gene encoding F-box protein CPR1-like, producing MLSAEKLKGENNEVEQENSEFGEQDNELIKQEDMRNLELEEQLSSEIEVLNLSRKHHETSHQHLKQSNLTNPFDLPNDIVVKIFLKLPVKSLLRLKSVSKSWHAFICSPRFIKYHLSLSVTYNKYFTNHKVIVRIAQPEFNLEDCPVMEEFDLDYHMKNSGISFLIEGFINGLVCLVNKANEVFLWNPAIRRYKKLPDFRTQLKNDGYCIYGFGYDEIHDDYKVMCIFSIVGCLPHFQEVDIYSLKNDSWQIIHCSRNVMRLIGSGKFVNGKFYWTTNIDIKSGWSITSFDLINEKWRMVERPYNGEEGEVLVLGVLGSNLSAICNNSTTHMDVWAMKEYENKESWIKMFTINCALNPVDYLFAHSFYLSKRGDFLLMFHGTVMIYDPKDNSIRYAQTSEFDYGLLTEFFQSLVCPLSQNESRTLQE